In Drosophila willistoni isolate 14030-0811.24 unplaced genomic scaffold, UCI_dwil_1.1 Seg208.1, whole genome shotgun sequence, the following proteins share a genomic window:
- the LOC6637634 gene encoding gametocyte-specific factor 1 homolog: MAMSGNWVECPFNRFHRILPTRLVLHLNRCARNYSGLKMVRCPFDITHVVRIAEMEAHVPMCPSRKMEELGVDQLPRAPDPSKKETSDTPWDDEPDVPTYNPALYCAVNPVVRTLYGATASERRQFREQERARFRAFREASESARSLENTNSHAAATNED, from the exons ATGGCAATGTCTGGCAATTGGGTTGAATGTCCCTTTAATAGGTTTCACCGAATTTTGCCGACACGGCTAGTACTTCATTTGAATCGGTGTGCTCGCAATTATTCGGGACTCAAGATGGTGCGATGTCCTTTTGATATTACTCATGTCGTGAGAATCGCGGAAATGGAG GCCCATGTTCCTATGTGTCCAAGCCGGAAAATGGAAGAATTGGGGGTCGATCAACTGCCACGCGCACCAGATCCTTCCAAAAAGGAAACATCTGACACCCCATGGGATGACGAGCCTGATGTTCCTACCTATAATCCAGCACTTTATTGCGCCGTAAACCCTGTGGTACGTACCCTTTATGGTGCTACTGCTTCGGAACGTCGTCAATTCCGGGAACAAGAACGCGCTCGTTTTCGTGCTTTCCGGGAGGCTTCTGAATCAGCACGATCGCTTGAAAATACGAATTCCCATGCAGCAGCCACCAATGAGGATTAA